In Helicobacter mastomyrinus, a single genomic region encodes these proteins:
- the tssF gene encoding type VI secretion system baseplate subunit TssF, whose protein sequence is MKNIHYFRKELDYLHKMREIFVNKYPKLAPFLSHNSNDPDVERIIESLALLTSKIHEELDGNIPLIAESLINILAPNYTNSLPSMCIQDFALKPESKECKVFIPRHTSLKSTPINQVQCEFKTIYDVCLHPLKISDMSLTNEGKQSVFCLDIVSTNKFFKIADMDIHFLQIYLGSEVYSANTLLLWLLCYLQEIVIVCADTLTSFKIPCDSLETTGFDKNESMFSNGDIGFSAFTLLQELLFLPEKFAFVRIKNLEILKECQSEKMTVKFIFKKELPKDTLPKANQFSLFSTPIVNLFSTQAEPILTDHTRNGYRIFIDRAHLNAYSVIQVLKVKAHNSDSGRRILKNYNSFERFEFVDKGNDFYAISNKQDANGEHYKEITIYSNQSRRETLSIDVLCSNNNLPNGLQIGSINEIVGYQDVLTRNLMLPTKSQHRSIDNATLWDFIATLSFNYQSITHKESFLALLHTYSFNIDKPKNLYEIISESLQKIESKPAYNVNGFITLRGMQITLYIDDSKFYCLGEAYKIGLVLAHFFSSFVSINSFCEVSLCCTTSNTSFSYSIVYGNKVLL, encoded by the coding sequence GTGAAAAATATTCATTATTTCCGTAAAGAGCTTGATTATTTGCATAAAATGAGGGAAATTTTTGTTAATAAATATCCCAAACTTGCCCCATTTTTATCCCACAATAGTAATGATCCAGATGTGGAACGTATTATAGAATCTTTAGCGTTATTAACATCTAAGATTCACGAAGAGCTTGATGGCAATATTCCCCTGATTGCAGAATCTTTGATTAACATTCTTGCACCCAATTACACAAACTCGTTGCCATCAATGTGCATACAGGACTTTGCACTTAAGCCAGAAAGCAAAGAATGCAAGGTTTTTATTCCTAGACACACAAGTCTTAAATCTACTCCAATAAACCAAGTGCAATGTGAATTTAAAACTATCTATGATGTTTGTCTGCATCCTCTTAAAATAAGCGATATGTCGCTTACTAACGAAGGGAAGCAGAGTGTATTTTGCCTTGATATTGTAAGCACAAACAAATTTTTTAAAATAGCAGATATGGATATTCATTTTTTACAGATTTATCTTGGCAGTGAGGTTTATAGTGCCAATACATTGCTTTTATGGCTTTTATGTTATTTGCAAGAAATTGTTATTGTCTGTGCTGATACTCTCACATCTTTTAAGATTCCTTGTGATTCCTTAGAGACTACTGGTTTTGACAAAAATGAGAGTATGTTTAGTAATGGCGATATAGGCTTTAGTGCTTTTACACTTTTACAGGAATTACTTTTTTTGCCAGAAAAATTTGCATTTGTGAGAATAAAAAATTTAGAAATATTAAAAGAATGTCAAAGTGAAAAGATGACTGTTAAATTTATTTTCAAAAAAGAATTGCCTAAAGATACCCTTCCAAAAGCCAATCAGTTTTCGCTATTTAGCACGCCCATTGTTAATCTTTTTTCTACGCAGGCAGAGCCGATTCTTACTGACCATACACGAAATGGGTATAGAATATTTATCGATAGGGCGCATCTTAACGCATATTCTGTGATACAGGTATTGAAAGTTAAGGCTCATAATAGCGACTCAGGAAGACGGATATTAAAAAATTACAATAGTTTTGAGCGATTTGAATTTGTAGATAAGGGAAATGATTTTTATGCTATTTCAAATAAGCAAGATGCAAATGGAGAGCATTATAAAGAAATTACTATTTATAGTAATCAATCTCGCAGAGAAACACTTTCCATTGATGTTTTATGTAGCAACAACAATCTTCCAAATGGTTTGCAGATAGGCTCAATCAATGAGATTGTAGGATATCAAGATGTCCTTACGCGTAATCTTATGTTACCTACAAAATCGCAACATAGAAGTATTGATAATGCTACATTGTGGGATTTTATCGCCACCCTTTCTTTTAATTATCAAAGTATAACGCATAAAGAGAGCTTCTTAGCATTGCTGCATACATACAGCTTTAATATTGATAAACCAAAAAATCTTTACGAAATAATAAGTGAATCCTTACAAAAGATAGAATCCAAGCCTGCTTATAATGTCAATGGATTTATTACATTAAGAGGTATGCAAATTACTCTATATATTGATGATTCAAAGTTTTATTGTTTAGGTGAGGCATATAAGATAGGCTTAGTGCTTGCACACTTTTTTTCTTCTTTTGTCAGTATCAATTCTTTTTGCGAGGTATCCTTGTGCTGCACAACAAGTAATACATCTTTTAGCTATTCTATCGTCTATGGCAATAAGGTATTATTATGA
- the tssG gene encoding type VI secretion system baseplate subunit TssG, with the protein MNFTFYRLIKMLLVSLNREQIFLRSARSLGHAYKEVDIFQYHDMADLESKDMLPLEASSVKVMEKLPQNISSKMHTESFVEVFSHFFGLLGQSSPLPYYMLDNFAKNEDDGNGFSLFFDFFNNYLLWLFYDSVCLKNYHHSFETDFSDRISFVLLKLLGFSDTTSAKAYLPFAPLILSLRRPKAYIEKILAHNFHLHDRISIVENIPQAIRINKNQQNSLGFKNVTLGKSFLLGSTIYSYQNKILLRIKDLHYQEALDYFPHHKQHNKLRESVIFLTNNEFAIDVRLDMQYNPKMDFRLGDIARATLGFGLLLNKKKANFAQCSMLMTLCE; encoded by the coding sequence ATGAATTTTACTTTTTATCGGCTAATAAAAATGCTCTTGGTTTCTTTGAATAGGGAGCAAATCTTTTTACGTAGTGCTAGGAGTTTGGGACATGCGTATAAAGAAGTTGATATATTCCAATATCATGATATGGCGGATTTAGAGTCGAAAGATATGCTTCCACTTGAGGCTTCATCTGTAAAAGTTATGGAAAAATTACCTCAAAATATATCTTCCAAAATGCATACTGAATCTTTCGTGGAAGTTTTTAGTCATTTTTTTGGATTGCTAGGGCAATCTTCACCTCTGCCTTATTATATGCTTGATAATTTTGCAAAAAATGAAGATGATGGCAATGGTTTCAGCCTTTTTTTTGATTTTTTTAACAATTATCTTTTATGGTTGTTTTATGATAGTGTGTGTCTTAAGAATTATCACCACTCTTTTGAGACAGATTTTAGCGATAGAATTTCTTTTGTATTGTTGAAACTTTTAGGTTTTAGTGATACAACAAGTGCAAAGGCATATCTTCCATTTGCACCTCTTATTTTAAGCTTAAGGAGACCAAAAGCTTATATTGAGAAAATTTTGGCACATAATTTTCATTTGCACGATAGAATTTCTATTGTCGAGAATATTCCACAAGCCATTCGTATCAATAAGAATCAACAGAATAGTTTAGGATTTAAAAATGTTACTCTTGGTAAAAGTTTTCTACTAGGTAGCACAATATATTCCTATCAAAATAAAATATTACTCCGCATCAAGGATTTGCATTATCAGGAAGCCCTAGATTATTTTCCACATCATAAGCAACACAATAAACTTAGAGAGAGTGTAATTTTTCTCACCAACAATGAATTTGCCATTGATGTTCGTTTAGATATGCAATATAACCCCAAAATGGATTTTAGGCTCGGCGATATTGCGAGGGCTACTCTTGGTTTTGGGTTATTATTAAATAAAAAAAAGGCGAATTTTGCACA